A genomic stretch from Aedes albopictus strain Foshan chromosome 2, AalbF5, whole genome shotgun sequence includes:
- the LOC115262101 gene encoding uncharacterized protein LOC115262101, translated as MNKFSRKKSKGDVTEVNRHHQRRPTATNSITTKRRKYRLLNTRLKLLPSIRTTSYLTLGLIVCLQLLMMSTVLHCAKTFYMHWNTTNSIFRIDNTDHIIDVNKGNSAFEYDQVHIICPVYEPGTFDNETEKYIIYNVSKVEYETCRITNHDPRIIAICDKPNKLMFFTITFRPFTPQPGGLEFLPGNDYYFISTSSKDDLHRRIGGRCSTNNMKVVFKVCCADEQHQHPNVTSSNNNIPSSTAIDGGSSPNGNSAVSGSSGVSVNTNASGASMDSFDPSTRLLPSSTVNSSQGNIVQSTVNWPVWNGGQQRPVPSTPSVNNGGNGRHQHHYTPSPPRTAINNYNNYGGNSGSGSGAHSNSNNYNINNPPSNAHQNNKPTKKTNEYDKHPNEVVKNEELTYNNGAATRTTASSRGLLGLVLLAVCSHLLLSGSSRLRATGLPNALPLTR; from the coding sequence ATGAACAAATTCAGCAGAAAGAAGAGTAAAGGTGACGTCACCGAGGTGAATCGTCACCATCAAAGGCGACCGACAGCCACCAACAGTATAACCACAAAACGACGAAAATATCGACTACTGAACACACGGCTAAAGCTGCTACCGAGCATCAGGACGACCTCCTATCTAACGCTAGGCCTGATAGTATGCCTTCAGCTGTTGATGATGTCCACCGTACTACACTGTGCCAAAACGTTCTACATGCACTGGAACACGACAAACAGTATATTCCGGATCGACAACACAGATCACATCATCGACGTCAACAAAGGCAACTCGGCGTTCGAGTACGATCAAGTCCATATCATCTGTCCGGTCTACGAACCGGGCACGTTCGACAACGAGACAGAGAAGTACATCATCTACAATGTATCGAAGGTGGAGTACGAGACGTGCAGGATCACGAATCATGATCCACGCATTATCGCGATCTGCGATAAACCGAACAAGCTGATGTTCTTCACTATCACATTCCGGCCATTTACACCGCAACCCGGTGGTTTAGAGTTCCTACCAGGGAATGACTACTATTTTATCTCTACTTCGTCCAAGGACGACCTCCACCGGAGGATAGGTGGTCGATGCTCCACCAACAACATGAAAGTAGTATTCAAGGTATGCTGTGCCGACGAGCAGCACCAGCATCCGAATGTTACGTCTAGTAATAACAATATTCCTTCGTCGACGGCGATCGACGGTGGCAGTTCGCCTAATGGCAACAGTGCAGTCAGTGGTAGCAGTGGTGTCTCGGTCAACACCAACGCCAGTGGCGCCTCGATGGATAGTTTCGATCCGTCGACGAGGTTACTTCCGTCCTCGACGGTCAACAGCAGCCAGGGCAACATCGTGCAGAGCACGGTCAACTGGCCGGTGTGGAATGGCGGCCAACAGCGGCCAGTTCCGTCGACCCCATCGGTCAACAACGGTGGCAACGGTCGCCACCAGCATCACTACACCCCATCGCCTCCGCGGACGGCCATCAACAACTACAACAACTACGGCGGCAACAGCGGAAGCGGCTCTGGTGCTCATAGTAATAGTAATAATTATAACATTAACAATCCACCGTCCAATGCACATCAGAACAATAAGCCGACGAAGAAGACGAACGAGTACGACAAACACCCGAACGAGGTCGTCAAGAACGAGGAACTCACCTACAACAACGGTGCCGCCACGAGGACCACCGCCAGTTCCCGAGGTTTGCTAGGATTAGTACTTTTAGCGGTCTGTTCGCATCTGCTGCTCTCCGGTAGCAGTAGACTCCGCGCGACAGGGTTGCCAAATGCGTTGCCATTGACGAGATAG